GCTCTACGACACCGGGCTGGCTTAGTAAACCAGCCCACGCCGCGACATCAGCCGCCTCGGCAGGGCGGAGCGCGCCGGACGCGAGGGACAAAAAAGTAAAATGTTTGTCCTCGGCTTGATATCTGACGCTCTGGTCGGGGTGCGTTTCGAGTTTGACAAGCTGAAGATAGGTTTCATTGAAAAGGCGACAAAGCGAAGCGATATCGCCTTGCATGAGTGCCTTATGCATCGCGGCGCCCAACCAGACTATTCCGCTGCGAAGGTCCTCGGCATGAGGGCTGCTGTAGTAGGCCTCCCAAACCTGGAGGACGAAGGGTTCGAGCGGCTCGTTGCGTTCGTGCTTGTGCCAATAGATTTTGTATGCCGCGGTTGAGATGCACTGGCGCATGGTTTCGTTGTCTTGGCCGATCCAGTCGAGTACATAGGGCAGGGCGGGGTCGCCACGTCGCCCGAGTTCTTGCGCGGCCAGCAGCCGAAGGTTCTTCGGGTTGTTCATGTCCTCGATCACCGGGATCAGGGCCGAGGCCACCATGTCTGGCGCAGCCGACACTTCATCCAGTTCAATCAATACCGCCTGGGTCAGCATGCGATCATTCGATTGCAACGGATGGAGCAGCGCAGCGATATCGCCGCGATCACGGAGGGGAGACACCCGCGCAAAAAAGAAAACTGCGTCGGTACGTTGACGTAAAGAACGATTCGTGTCGCTGATCTGGCTTTTGAACTGGTCTGCACTCCATCGTGATTGCCAATCCCACAGGTGCGCGTATCCGCCAGTGTTCCCACCCGGAGCTAAAGCGTACTGGCGACCGCTCCCAAGCAGTGTGCCGGTCCCGCCGGTCGCTCCCGGCATCTTCCCCCACGGGTACGCGCGGTGGTACACGATCAAGTCTTCATCCCCGCTGCGGTAGGGCAGCACCGCGATCCACCACGTCGTCGGCGTCAGCGCGATCGCGGTGGGTTCGTTCAGGTGTAGCCGGCGGAACTGGACGTGGGTGGCGTACCAGGTTGAACACGACGCGGCGAGCAGCAGCAGCGACACGGCAAGCCATCTGCGCGAGCGGCGGGTGCGGTAGAAATCTTTGACACGCTTGGGGGACCAGCCGCACTCGGGGCAGGAGCCGTGGGGCTTTGGTGAATCTGTAGCGTCCGCTTGCTCGGGCTGGTTGCTTAAGCAACCAGCCCAACCGGGTTGTCCTGGCGTGTTGCTGGCGTCCGCCGGGTACCCGCACTTGCGGCAGCGGGGCTTACCTTTCGCGCGGTCGTAGAACCACGCGTGCCGAAACGCGGCGGCCGCGAGCAGCAGGAAAAGAACGATCCCGAGGATATAGAACACCTGCCCCGGGATATCCGCCGATGGCCACATGGCCCAAGCATACCGCGAACGCGCGGAAAATCCGACAATCGCGCGTACCTCACGGCAGACTTCGCCGATACACTAGTTGGATGCCGATGCGACTTACATGCTGGATCGCCCGACCCCTGGCCTACGCGGCCACCTGCGCCGCGCTGGGTGCCGCGCTGCTGACAGCCGGGCAGTCGGCGGCGCAGGGCCAGCCCGTCGACCGCGGCACGGCCGACCTCGGGCCCAACAGCGTGAGCCACCGCGTCGTCGAGCCGGGCATCGCGCAGTTCAGCCCCGAAGGTGCGCTCACCGACCGCTACGCCAGCGACCCCGCGACGCGATTGGCGAACCTGTATCACCAGCCCGATGCGCACCGCCGGTACCTCTACCAGGCCCCGGGTGTTACGGCCCTGTACAACCAGTCCGACTACATCACGCGCGACAACCAGGGCGTTGGCGGGGTCAACCGCAGCAACGCGGGCAACGGCCAGGTGTTTGCGATCGCGCCGGCGGACATCGTGTATGTGCTGTCGCCCGACCTGCTCAACACGAGGCCTGTGCAAGAAGCATTGCCGCCTGCGCCCGGGCAGATTGATCGACGGATGTTGCCCACGGCGATCCAGCCCGGGCCGTACGCGAACACGGCCGGCGGGCAGCTCAACACGCGGATCGATGGGCACCTCAATACCGCGCAGCCGAGCATCGTGGATGTGCAAGCGATCCACGACCGACGTCGCGGCGCGCAGCGCGACCCGCGACTGGTCGAACGCGCACGGCGCTGGCGCGAAGAGCGCGAACGTGCGGAGCGCGACGCGCGCGAAGCCGAGGCGACTCAGGCCGACGAGGCGGACCCGGCGGGTGTAGCGGATGATGCGGCGGTCGACGAAACGAATGAAGACGATGCGGGGGTCGGTGTTGCAGCCGAGCCCGCGCCGCTGCCGCCCGTGCCCCCGACGCCGCAAGACTAGATGAGCCACTCAAGCCCACGCTCGGCGAGGGTGGGCTTCCCATTACTCTGCAATTCAACGGGGCGCCTCGCGCTCCATGTCGAGGACCCCATGCACCTCACGATCACCTACTGCGGGATGTGAAACTACAAGCCCGATGCCGTCAGTTTGGCGGCCGAGCTGAAGGATTCACTGAACATCGACGCCGAGCTCGTCCGCGGCGGCGGCGGCATCTTTGAAGTCGCGCTCAACGGGGAAGTGATTTACGCGAAAGCACAAACTGGACGATTCCCAGAGCCCGGCGAAGTGCCGCGTGCGATCCAGGCACGGCAAAACAACGCCTAGGCACACCCCTTGCTTAGCCGTGGCCCGGCGGGCGGCGCGTTTCCGGACAGAGGAACAACACTCATACGCATCCCCGAAAGAACACACGTTCCGGGGTGCCACACAACTGGCCTGTCCGCAGGCCTGCTGTGTGCCGGGACGATCAATGGCATCGGGTTGTCGCACACAGCAGCACTACGGGCAGTTGTGTGGCACCCCGGAAGAAACGCGCGCGAATCAACTGGGATGTGTATCACCCGTTCGGCGGTCGGCGAAACAAGACGACGGCCCTAGGGTGGGTCGTTGGTGTCACGTACGGAACCCCGCGATGCCCGCGAGCGCGAAGCGGTGGATGACTTCGGTCAGGCGCTCGGCCTGGTCCTGGTCGAACGACATCTCCGGGTGCATGTGCGCGATCGCCGGGCGGCAGTGGTGGTAGTGCAGCGCCATGGCCACGACGGCGCACGCCAGGTCGCGCGGCCGGGGGTCGCTCGGGTCGTCGGGGTCGGCGTCGAGCAGCTCGGCGACGATGCCTTCGAGCTTGCGTTGATGAGGCGCGATGTTGCCGTCCATCGCGTGCTGGAGCGCGACGGTCGGCTCGACCATCTCGCGCAGGATCATGTTGGCGTACCACGCGGCGGGGCCTGTTGCGAAGCAGCGACCGAGCATCCCGCGGATGTGTCGACGCAGGCGGTCTTCGGGTGGCAGCGGCCCGGTCGGCGGGGGGCCGGCGGGGTAGGGGTCTTCGTGGAGCGCGCGTTGGCGGGCGTGTTCGAGCGCTTCGAGGTGGAGCTTATCCTTGCCGGCGAAGTGGTAGTTCACGGCCGCGCCGTTGGTCCCGGCCTTGTCGCAGATGTCCCGGACCGTCGTGTTGCGGTAGCCACGCGTCGCAAACAGCTCGGCCGCGGCATCGAGCAGGCGCCGGCGTGTGTCGTCGGGGGGTGGGGTCATGGGGTGGTCAAAATCAGATTGAAGAGTGGATGCGTGTTGCTGTTTAGCCGTCGCCCGCTGGGCGATGGCTAAACGGCGCGCCTGAAAATCGCGCGGCGAATCACGCAGCGGGCGGATGGATAAAACTGAAGTGCAGCTCCGCGTGCCGGCAGTGCATCAGCGTCCACTTCTCGTGGCCCAGGTCCCCGGCCACGGGGCTGGGGTGGGTCATCTTTTTCGTCTTGGCATCCGCGATGTTCTGCTCCAACCGACGCACCGCCTCGTCCCAGGCAACACCTTTCTCGGGCTCGAAAAACTCCATCCCCTTGGGAAACTTGATGCCCGGGCTGAGCTTCATGGTGAGCATCTTTCGGCCAAACAGCTTGACCATCGTCGTGAACAGCACCTTCTGGATCTTCGAGGGCTTGCAGTCCGGGAAGCCGTGGACCGTGTAACCGATCGCCTTGCTGACGTGCTCGACGTTCTCGGCCGGGGTCCACTTGCCGGCCGCAGTGAGGCCTTCGGCTGGCAGAGCCTTGATATCTGCCAGAACCTCGTCAAGGCTGTTGAACGTAAGATCCCGTCTTTCCATGTGTTTATGTCCCATTTAAGTGTTTGCAACGATCGTATGTCTTTATTGTATCAAACATCTGTTTGATTGCAAGAATGGCGACGCATCGAGTGTTGAGGAAGTAGCCGCATCCGGCTTTCCCGTGCCTGCACCCTTCAGTCAACCGCCGATCAAGGCGTTATCAAGCAGGCGGACCTTGCCCAGCCGACCCGCGACCAGCGCGACGACGGGGCGGTCGACCGTGTCGAGCGTGGCCAGGGTATCCGGGTGGCGGATCGCGGCGTAGTCGGGCTCGAGCTGGTGGGCCGCGATGGTCTCGGCCATGGCGGCCTCGATCGCGGCCGGGTCGGTCTCGCCCTCGTCCTCGATCAGGTGGCGCGCGAGCTTCAGGGCCTTGGACAACCCCAGCGCGTGGCGGCGCTGTTCGGCATCGAGGTAGCGGTTCCGGCTGCTCATGGCCAGCCCGTCGGGCTCGCGCACCGTCGGCACCCGCTGGATCGCCAGCCCGAGATTCAGGTCCGCAACCATCGACTCGATGATGCGAAGCTGCTGGTAGTCCTTCTGCCCGAAGCACGCGAAGGTCGGCTGGCAGATGTTGAACAGCTTGAGACACACCCGGCAGACGCCGTGGAAATGCCCGGGCCGATTCGCACCCTCGAACTCAGTGCTGATCGACGGGACATCGATCTGCGTCGGCAACGCGCCGGGCGGGTACATGTCTTCCGGGGGCGGGTTGAACACGACGCGGGCCCCGGCCGCTTCGCACTTGGCGAGGTCGTCTTCGATCGGGCGTGGGTACTTGCTGAAGTCTTCGTGGGGGCCGAACTGTGCGGGATTGACGAAGATGGAGACCCAGACCTCGTCGGTGAGTTTCCGCGCGGCTGCGATGAGTTCGATGTGCCCATCGTGCAGCGCGCCCATCGTCGGGACGAGCGCGACCGGGGCGTCGATCGTCCTGCGGTGGGCGCGGGTCTCGGGGATCGTGGTGAGGTGGAGCACGGGGGGATTGGGTTTGGGGTCTTGGGTACTGGGTTTGGGAAGGCGGAGTATACGGCGGCGGAAAACATGCGTGCGAACGTCCGTGGCGACGCCATCGGTTTAGACGTCGCCCGGCGGGCGGCGCGCGGGTGGGTGTGGGGCGGGGACGCGAGGGCCCCGTTGGGGCACCGGCTAAACGGGTGGTCGTCGCGGTACCCATGGATGGAATCCGTGGGCTTCGGGGTAGATCCATCTATACTCAGCCGCATGTCGGAAGGGCCTTGGACAAGCAAGCGGCTGCTGGCGTGGACGACCCGCGCGTTCGAGCAGCGGGGGATCGATTCGCCGCGCGTCTCGGCCGAGATGCTGCTGGCGCATGTGTTCGGCGTCGGTCGGCTCAAGCTGTACATGGACCCGGACCGCCCGGCGAGCGATCTCGAACGCGCCGCGTACCGCGACCTGGTCGAGCGTGCGCTCGCGGATGAGCCGGTGGATTATCTGGTCGGGCAGGCCCCGTTTTTCTCGATGATGTTCAAGGTGTCGCCCGCGGTCCTGGTGCCCCGGCCGTCGACGGAGACGATGGTGGAGCACGTGCTGCAGCACGCGCGGCGGACGCCGGGGTTTGAGTCGCCGACGGTCGCGGATGTGTGTACGGGTAGCGGGGCGATCGCGGTGTCGCTGGCGCGGCAGTTCAAGCGTGACAAGACGGCGACGGGGCCGGGCGCGGTCGTGGCGACGGACTTGTATGAAGATGCGCTGGCCGTGGCGCGCGAGAACGCCGAGACGCACGGCGTTGTGGAGCTCATCGACTTCCGCCACGGCGACCTGCTTGAGCCGTTGGGCA
The sequence above is a segment of the Phycisphaeraceae bacterium D3-23 genome. Coding sequences within it:
- a CDS encoding DUF1569 domain-containing protein is translated as MERRDLTFNSLDEVLADIKALPAEGLTAAGKWTPAENVEHVSKAIGYTVHGFPDCKPSKIQKVLFTTMVKLFGRKMLTMKLSPGIKFPKGMEFFEPEKGVAWDEAVRRLEQNIADAKTKKMTHPSPVAGDLGHEKWTLMHCRHAELHFSFIHPPAA
- the panC gene encoding pantoate--beta-alanine ligase, with amino-acid sequence MLHLTTIPETRAHRRTIDAPVALVPTMGALHDGHIELIAAARKLTDEVWVSIFVNPAQFGPHEDFSKYPRPIEDDLAKCEAAGARVVFNPPPEDMYPPGALPTQIDVPSISTEFEGANRPGHFHGVCRVCLKLFNICQPTFACFGQKDYQQLRIIESMVADLNLGLAIQRVPTVREPDGLAMSSRNRYLDAEQRRHALGLSKALKLARHLIEDEGETDPAAIEAAMAETIAAHQLEPDYAAIRHPDTLATLDTVDRPVVALVAGRLGKVRLLDNALIGG
- the prmC gene encoding peptide chain release factor N(5)-glutamine methyltransferase produces the protein MSEGPWTSKRLLAWTTRAFEQRGIDSPRVSAEMLLAHVFGVGRLKLYMDPDRPASDLERAAYRDLVERALADEPVDYLVGQAPFFSMMFKVSPAVLVPRPSTETMVEHVLQHARRTPGFESPTVADVCTGSGAIAVSLARQFKRDKTATGPGAVVATDLYEDALAVARENAETHGVVELIDFRHGDLLEPLGNAKFSYLISNPPYIPDSEWADVAPNVKDHEPTHALRGGVDGLDLIRPLIAGALAHLRDPGQLVVEIASVQKDAVIALAAEAGLRHATVLVDHEHLPRVLVADTP
- a CDS encoding CerR family C-terminal domain-containing protein, with protein sequence MTPPPDDTRRRLLDAAAELFATRGYRNTTVRDICDKAGTNGAAVNYHFAGKDKLHLEALEHARQRALHEDPYPAGPPPTGPLPPEDRLRRHIRGMLGRCFATGPAAWYANMILREMVEPTVALQHAMDGNIAPHQRKLEGIVAELLDADPDDPSDPRPRDLACAVVAMALHYHHCRPAIAHMHPEMSFDQDQAERLTEVIHRFALAGIAGFRT